Proteins encoded together in one Myxococcales bacterium window:
- a CDS encoding ABC-F family ATP-binding cassette domain-containing protein translates to MSLLVAENLGLRFGPQEILHGAGFMISAGDRVGVVGPNGTGKSTLFRIIAGRQPLDEGKLHFARGTELGYLPQDILEVGTLPLLESVLAAVPGKSDLESRLALAEGELHECDDPERQLELAQRIVDLHAHIELFESEYSQHEAERILLGLGFRTADFNRSLAEFSGGWKMRAALAGLLFKRPDMLLLDEPTNHLDMPSVTWLDEFLRQFKNAILLISHDRDFVNGQVSRILSFEVEGLRSYTGNYDTYRLTRESELEVRAAARRNQDHEIRQAEVFIRRFRATASKARQVQSRMKAIEKIDLVEVDHERAKIKFSFPPTERIGKLAMETRRLGHRFGDLQLYRDLNLMVQRGDRVAIFGRNGAGKTTLLRILAGELEASEGEIEYGANVAISYYAQHHSEKLSREHTILDEVWSTNPSLTRTAVRTICGAFLFSGDMVEKPIGVLSGGELARVSLAKLLVKPGNVLLMDEPTNQLDIFSAEALAETLQTYDGTLLFVSHNHSFINRLANKVWNIENGELEEYPGNLDEYFYHLKTGQRAPAAPSLKKATAAPDKSAATANPDLFPSPAPAPAPDKEDNKTRQEERKRLNRERARLERQIHDAEKEAAELEKSITELSNRRAAMEKELADPATYDNPERYNALLDEYRKAQEREERLTTRWTDLLEKAERYGEQLKKLPTT, encoded by the coding sequence GCCGAAAACCTGGGGCTGCGCTTCGGCCCGCAAGAAATCCTGCACGGAGCGGGATTCATGATCAGTGCGGGCGATCGGGTGGGCGTGGTCGGGCCGAACGGCACCGGCAAATCGACCCTCTTCCGGATCATCGCCGGGCGGCAGCCGCTCGACGAGGGCAAGCTGCACTTCGCGCGCGGCACCGAACTGGGCTACCTGCCGCAGGACATCCTCGAGGTGGGCACGCTGCCGCTGCTCGAATCGGTGTTGGCCGCGGTGCCCGGCAAGTCCGACCTGGAAAGCCGGCTGGCGCTGGCCGAGGGCGAATTGCACGAGTGCGACGACCCGGAGCGGCAACTGGAACTGGCGCAGCGCATCGTCGATCTGCACGCGCACATCGAATTGTTCGAGTCGGAATACAGCCAGCACGAGGCCGAGCGGATTCTGCTGGGCCTCGGGTTCCGCACCGCCGATTTCAACCGCTCGCTCGCCGAATTTTCGGGCGGCTGGAAAATGCGCGCGGCGCTGGCGGGCTTGCTGTTCAAACGCCCCGACATGCTGCTGCTCGACGAGCCGACCAACCACCTGGACATGCCCAGCGTCACCTGGCTCGACGAATTTTTGCGGCAGTTCAAAAACGCCATCCTGTTGATCAGCCACGACCGCGACTTCGTCAACGGACAAGTCAGCCGCATTCTCTCGTTCGAGGTCGAAGGCCTGCGTTCCTATACGGGAAATTACGACACCTACCGCCTGACCCGCGAATCGGAACTCGAGGTGCGGGCGGCGGCGCGGCGCAACCAGGATCACGAAATCCGCCAGGCCGAGGTGTTCATCCGCCGCTTCCGCGCCACGGCCAGCAAGGCGCGCCAGGTGCAAAGCCGCATGAAGGCGATCGAAAAAATCGACCTGGTCGAGGTGGACCACGAGCGCGCGAAAATCAAATTCTCGTTTCCGCCGACCGAGCGCATCGGCAAGCTGGCGATGGAAACCCGGCGCCTCGGGCACCGCTTCGGCGACCTGCAGTTGTACCGGGACCTGAACCTGATGGTGCAGCGCGGCGACCGCGTCGCGATCTTCGGCCGCAACGGCGCCGGCAAAACGACCCTGCTGCGCATCCTCGCCGGCGAGTTGGAGGCGAGCGAGGGCGAGATCGAATACGGCGCGAACGTCGCCATTTCCTATTACGCACAACACCATTCCGAAAAACTCAGCCGCGAGCACACCATCCTCGACGAGGTGTGGTCGACCAACCCGTCGCTGACCCGCACCGCCGTGCGCACCATCTGCGGCGCGTTCCTGTTTTCGGGCGACATGGTGGAAAAGCCGATCGGCGTGCTGTCGGGCGGCGAACTGGCGCGGGTCAGCCTGGCCAAGCTGCTGGTCAAACCCGGCAACGTGCTCCTGATGGACGAACCGACCAACCAACTCGATATCTTTTCCGCCGAGGCGCTGGCCGAAACGCTGCAGACCTACGACGGCACCCTGCTGTTCGTTAGCCACAACCACTCGTTCATCAACCGCCTGGCCAACAAAGTCTGGAACATCGAAAACGGCGAACTCGAGGAATATCCCGGCAACCTCGACGAATATTTCTACCATCTGAAGACCGGGCAGCGCGCTCCGGCCGCCCCTTCATTAAAGAAAGCGACCGCCGCGCCCGATAAAAGCGCCGCGACGGCCAACCCGGATTTGTTCCCCTCGCCCGCGCCGGCGCCGGCACCGGACAAGGAAGACAACAAGACCCGCCAGGAAGAGCGCAAGCGCCTCAACCGCGAACGCGCCCGGTTGGAACGGCAGATTCACGACGCCGAGAAAGAGGCGGCCGAGTTGGAAAAGTCCATCACCGAACTCTCCAACCGGCGAGCCGCCATGGAAAAGGAACTGGCCGATCCGGCCACCTACGACAATCCCGAACGATACAACGCCCTGCTTGACGAATACCGTAAGGCGCAAGAACGAGAAGAGCGGCTGACCACCCGCTGGACCGACCTGCTCGAAAAGGCCGAACGGTACGGCGAGCAACTGAAAAAACTACCGACGACCTGA